One Misgurnus anguillicaudatus chromosome 20, ASM2758022v2, whole genome shotgun sequence DNA segment encodes these proteins:
- the LOC141349213 gene encoding uncharacterized protein, with amino-acid sequence MEGLTITIKLLVHGKEVGCIIGKNGETMQKLRKEVWDFTAIPTAIIPYTVGEQANIKRQFAAMSGFLYVIGAIDCTHIAIRAPYVDEFIYVNRKHVHSINVQIIYNVAARWPGSTHDSLILVHSSVGNGLGAGAVRDGWLLADVDATASSHQPNDLICCNIGRRGAKIKDIRQVSGAEIKIAEQVEGSEARQVTITGSPASISAAQYLMYLTKMRGGALPSR; translated from the exons ATGGAAGGACTCACAATTACTATTAAATTGCTCGTGCATGGAAAAGAAGTGGGCTGCATCATTGGGAAG AATGGTGAAACCATGCAGAAGCTCCGTAAGGAG GTCTGGGATTTTACAGCCATCCCTACTGCCATAATTCCTTACACTGTCGGAGAACAGGCCAATATTAAAAGGCAATTTGCAGCAATGTCCGGTTTCCTCTATGTAATCGGTGCAATTGACTGCACTCATATTGCTATAAGGGCTCCATATGTAGATGAATTCATTTATGTGAATCGCAAACATGTGCATTCAATAAATGTGCAAATCATCTATAATGTCGCGGCACGGTGGCCTGGTTCTACACATGACTCTCTTATTCTAGTGCACAGCAGTGTAGGAAATGGACTTGGAGCAGGTGCCGTTCGTGATGGCTGGCTCCTGG CTGATGTGGATGCTACGGCTAGCTCTCATCAACCAAATGAT TTGATTTGCTGCAACATCGGAAGGAGAGGAGCCAAAATTAAAGATATCCGGCAGGTCTCAGGGGCAGAGATAAAAATCGCAGAGCAGGTGGAGGGGTCTGAGGCCCGGCAGGTGACCATAACTGGTTCACCCGCCAGCATAAGTGCGGCCCAGTACCTCATGTACTTGACAAAGATGAGAGGAGGAGCGTTaccctcccgctag